In a single window of the BD1-7 clade bacterium genome:
- a CDS encoding putative HTH-type transcriptional regulator — protein MNCEMTIHDRIKLVIGSNVAAFSRASGVSESLLRQYSSGSKPGLEKAVNIAEAGGVNLQWLATGEGPMRIEDALMPEEPEMGALDKMAEFALIPGYDIQVSAGHGAIPGDEKATRRLAFRHKWLKFRGLNQNDLVMVYAKGDSMEPTISSNNTLMVDTSQKVPEDGGIYVIHHDGHLLVKRTQYAPGQGVWLISDNKQYEKLLVNIEETPEMDVVGKVVWIGRDM, from the coding sequence ATGAACTGCGAAATGACGATCCATGATCGGATCAAATTAGTCATTGGTAGTAACGTGGCGGCGTTTTCTAGAGCGTCGGGCGTGAGCGAAAGTTTACTACGGCAATATTCTTCTGGCTCCAAGCCCGGTTTGGAAAAGGCTGTGAATATTGCTGAGGCTGGAGGTGTGAACCTGCAATGGTTGGCTACAGGCGAGGGCCCTATGCGCATAGAAGACGCTCTCATGCCCGAAGAGCCCGAGATGGGAGCGTTAGATAAAATGGCCGAATTCGCACTGATACCTGGCTACGATATTCAGGTGTCAGCAGGCCACGGCGCTATTCCCGGTGATGAGAAAGCGACGCGTCGTCTAGCATTCCGCCATAAATGGTTGAAGTTCAGAGGGCTGAACCAAAATGATCTAGTTATGGTATATGCCAAAGGCGACAGCATGGAACCGACCATCAGTAGCAACAACACTCTGATGGTGGATACGAGCCAGAAAGTGCCGGAAGACGGTGGTATCTATGTTATCCACCATGACGGGCACCTACTGGTCAAACGCACGCAATACGCTCCAGGCCAAGGCGTGTGGCTGATTAGTGATAATAAGCAATATGAAAAGCTATTGGTTAATATCGAAGAAACTCCCGAAATGGACGTTGTCGGCAAGGTCGTTTGGATTGGTAGGGATATGTAG
- a CDS encoding Trypsin: MDTDCRRXPXVXCMTIALFVVMAATAELSYARIIDGEPAEPGRYPYFTGIFLKNDQGVDTFFCGGTLISDNAVLTAAHCLPGAIGDDTSNIQQYSVRVGLSYLGDGSEDDMEYVASAAISHVYSPEGVNFWPIASAYKDIAIAFLDRRVRDVEPINIRHAASRDARFIPNLAAGTEVVTIGFGELTYGELDRPEALMQANLQVKPLEKCSADDEEIIDRYNGYSVWYCTSARDSGLPSRGSLGDSGGPLIFVDPESGEDIIIGITHDGYSLDPDLTITRFVNLFRWDGWMSGVGIKPFISTK, encoded by the coding sequence ATGGATACTGACTGCAGACGTAANCCTTNCGTGNGATGCATGACGATCGCTTTGTTTGTTGTAATGGCAGCCACTGCTGAGTTGTCTTATGCGCGCATCATCGATGGAGAGCCAGCAGAGCCGGGGCGCTATCCTTACTTTACGGGTATTTTTTTAAAAAATGATCAGGGCGTCGATACATTTTTTTGTGGAGGTACTCTGATCTCCGATAACGCAGTGCTTACCGCAGCGCACTGTTTGCCTGGGGCAATTGGTGACGATACGAGCAATATTCAGCAGTATTCGGTTCGAGTCGGGTTAAGTTACCTAGGAGATGGTTCAGAAGACGACATGGAATACGTGGCGTCGGCCGCAATATCTCACGTTTACTCACCCGAGGGCGTCAATTTCTGGCCGATTGCATCTGCTTACAAAGATATCGCCATTGCCTTTTTGGATCGACGTGTTCGTGATGTAGAGCCGATTAATATTCGACATGCAGCGTCGAGAGATGCCCGCTTTATTCCTAACCTTGCCGCGGGTACTGAAGTGGTTACGATCGGATTTGGGGAGTTAACCTATGGTGAGTTAGACCGCCCAGAGGCACTGATGCAGGCAAACTTACAAGTGAAGCCGCTGGAGAAGTGTTCTGCCGATGACGAAGAAATAATAGATCGATATAACGGTTACTCTGTTTGGTACTGCACCTCAGCGCGTGACAGCGGGCTACCATCAAGAGGATCTCTAGGTGATTCAGGCGGGCCATTGATTTTTGTTGACCCTGAATCCGGTGAAGACATTATCATTGGTATTACGCATGACGGGTATTCGCTAGACCCGGATCTCACTATCACGCGATTTGTAAATCTATTTCGGTGGGATGGTTGGATGTCTGGTGTTGGAATAAAACCCTTTATATCCACCAAATAG